One region of Bombus affinis isolate iyBomAffi1 chromosome 5, iyBomAffi1.2, whole genome shotgun sequence genomic DNA includes:
- the LOC126916795 gene encoding uncharacterized protein LOC126916795, which yields MTERYVSPEVKAVVTKEEIHKRYQDAALIIFKEQQSKKELVNYLTFGTSRRTMEYSSYGNHPVIVRRPVGSLATRNDSTISSQISRIYRKPRDSCAIN from the exons ATGACGGAGCGCTATGTATCGCCCGAAGTGAAGGCCGTAGTGACCAAGGAAGAGATTCACAAGAGATACCAAGACGCTGCTCTGatcatatttaaa GAGCAACAAAGTAAAAAGGAACTTGTTAACTATTTAACTTTTGGGACGAGTCGCAGAACCATGGAATATAGTAGCTACGGAAACCACCCTGTTATTGTGCGGAGACCAGTCGGCTCTTTGGCAACTCGTAACGACAGTACCATATCCTCACAAATATCAAGGATATATCGAAAGCCTCGAGATAGCTGTGCAATAAACTAA
- the LOC126916790 gene encoding autophagy protein 5 — translation MANDREVLREIWDGKIPVCFTLDSEEICELQGPDPFYLMVPRLSYFPLCTDKIRKHFIRHIQSDSKQEHEMWLEFNGIPLKWHYPIGVLLDIYSNDVELPWNIVVHFDRFPENVLMHCQNKEVVEAYFLSCVKEADVLKHRSQVVSSMQKKDHNQLWSGLLNDKFDQFWSVNRKLMEASNTEEGFKYIPFRCYISEDKYVQKLVKPVNEEGQRKTLRHLLNEVFPDNENVTVFTHGISPPLETPLQWMSEHMSYPDNFLHLVVTS, via the exons ATGGCGAATGACAGGGAGGTACTGAGAGAAATTTGGGATGGTAAAATTCCTGTTTGTTTTACGCTTGATTCCGAGGAAATATGTGAATTACAAGGACCCGACCCATTTTATCTTATGGTGCCTAGGTTAAGTTATTTCCCACTATGCACAGATAAg atacGAAAACATTTTATAAGACATATACAAAGTGACAGTAAGCAGGAGCATGAGATGTGGTTAGAATTTAACGGTATCCCCCTAAAGTGGCACTATCCAATTGGTGTTCTTTTGGACATCTATTCCAATGACGTTGAATTGCCTTGGAATATCGTCGTTCATTTTGACAGGTTCCCAGAAAATGTGCTGATGCACTGTCAAAATAA AGAAGTAGTGGAAGCATATTTTCTCTCCTGTGTAAAGGAAGCAGATGTATTAAAGCACAGAAGCCAGGTTGTATCCAGTATGCAAAAGAAAGATCACAATCAATTATGGTCTGGTTTACTCAATGATAAGTTTGATCAATTCTGGTCTGTAAATCGAAAACTTATGGAGGCTAGTAACACGGAGGAAGGTTTTAAGTACATACCATTTCGTTGTTATATAAGCGAAGACAAATATGTACAAAAACTTGTAAAACCTGTAAATGAGGAAGGCCAAAGGAAGACGTTAAGGCATTTGCTGAACGAAGTATTCCCAGACAATGAAAatg TTACAGTGTTCACTCATGGTATTAGCCCACCTTTGGAAACACCCCTCCAATGGATGTCAGAACACATGAGCTATCCTGACAATTTTTTACATTTAGTCGTGACATCATAA